The DNA region ACCACCGTTGTATACTTGAAACGGTATTTCTATTTCGTTTATAAGCTCGCCAATAGTATATTCCAGCGGTTTGTTTAAAATAAAACCTACAGAGCCTTCTTTATTATGTTCCGCTAAAAGAACGACCGAACGATTGAAAGATACGTCTCCGGTCAAAGTTGGTTCGGCAATAAGGAGTTTGCCTTTCTCTGGTTTTAAGTCTACCATAATTACATAGCTAGTTATAACTAAAAATAAGACATTTCTTATAAAAAAAGCAAATACGAATAAAAAAAAAGCGTCTGCATTGCAGACGCTTCTCTATATTATGGCTCGTAAGACTTAGTTTACTGAACTGGCCAAGTCAGATCCTGCTTTGAACTTAACAACGTTCTTAGCTGCAATTTTGATAGTTTTACCTGTAGAAGGGTTTCTTCCTTCTCTAGCATTTCTTTTAGATACTGACCAAGATCCAAAACCAACCAAAGAAACTCTGTTACCTCCTTTAAGAGATCCTTCAACATTTCCTAAGAAAGATTCCAATGCTTTTTTTGCTGCGGCTTTTGTGATGCCGGCATCTGCTGCCATTGCATCGATCAATTCTGTTTTGTTCATAATTTAATTAATTAATTGTTGTTAAACGTATTTTACTGTTAAACAAATTTATACGGATTTGCGCCCAACGCAAGTAAAATGGGGGGAAATCACTGTTTTTGTTAATAACTATAGGTCTTTGTTGATAAAGTAGGGGTTTTTTTACGCTTCTCGCAGCCCAATGATACTAGGCGTTTACACCATTTGGGCATTTTTTTGCAAGTTTAGGCCATTTAGAACATCTTGTATCTTCATTCTTCTCTTACCCGGCAATTGTATTTCCAGTAGGTGTATATAGCCGCCATTAACCGCAACTTTCAGTTCCTTTTTACTTACTTCTATATCTCCCACTTGTAATTCATGGTCAGTATTTTCTTTCGAGGTTTCAAAAATCTTTATGAAGAGTTTTTCATCTCCATTTACCAAAGTTGTCCAAGCGCCAGGATAGGGGCTTAATCCTCTTATGTGATTGTAAATGTCATTTATTGACGCGTTCCAATTAATTTTACAAGTATCCTTATGTATTTTAAAGGCTTCTTTTAATTCTTTTGAAGTGGGTTGCGCTACTGTGGTCACTGGTCCTTTGCCAATGGCTTCAGCAGTTTTAAGCACAAGATCAGCGCCCATAACCATTAAATTATCATGTAATTCTCCAGCGGACATATCTTCATTGATACTCGTACGATCCTGCAGGATGATTTCTCCGGTATCTATTTTATCATCTATAAAGAAAGTGGTAACCCCGGTTTCTTTTTCTCCGTTGATGATGGCCCAGTTTATTGGCGCGGCCCCCCTGTAATCTGGTAGTAGTGAAGCATGAAGGTTGAATGTACCATATTCTGGCATGGCCCACACCGCTTTTGGTAACATGCGAAAAGCTACGACAACCTGAAGGTTTGCGTTTAAAGACTTTAGTTTGGCTAAAAAATCTTCATTTTTAAGATTGGTAGGTTGTAGGATTTTTAATCCCTTTTCAAGCGCGTATTTCTTTACATGAGATTGTTGTAGGCTTCTGCCTCTTCCGGCCGGTCTGTCCGGAGCGGTAATTACACCAACTACATTATAATTATTTTCAACAAGCTTTGCTAGTATGGTAGTGGCAAACTCTGGCGTTCCCATAAAAACGATGCGTAAATCTTTCATTGTATTCCTTTAGTTTACACCTATATAAGGTTTATTTTATTCTGTATTGATTTCTTGTGTTTATCTCAATATCACCGTCCTCCAGCATCAATTGTAAAGCTCTTAAAATTATTTTTTCTTTATAGTCCATGACCGCTGCAAGTGCACGTGATGTTTGTGGGGATACTGCTAATAAGGTTTTGATTTCCTCTGAAACCTGATTGTAAGTTGGTTCCGCTACATTTCTTTTCCTTAGGCAAACATCACAGATGCCACAGTCTTCCGTATCGTTTTCTCCAAAATATTCTAAAATCTGCCTACTTCTACATTTTTTATCATTCTTAATGTAACCTATCATTTGGAAAATCTTATCCGTTTTTACTCGGTTTTGTTCTTGTACTTCTTTTGCAAATACATTTATGGTAAGGTCGTCTTCGCGAGGAACAAGAAAGATAATCTCTAAATCACTCTGTTGTGCTTCATAGGTAATGATTCCGTCTTTTTTTAGTTGGTCCAAAACTTTAAGGACATGTTGTTCTGAACTATTCGTTTTTTTCGCAATGAGTCCAGGGTTTATTTTGGTTTCAAAGTCGAAAATACCTCCGTAGGTTCTTAAAATGGTCTGGATGATGTTTGCAGCAGTTTTATGTAAATCCAGATAATCGAAAATGGCATCTTTTTCTGAAATAAACTGTACTATCGTCCTTTTTGAAAATGATTCCGATAATGAAATTACAGAGTTACGGTCTAAAACTTTTAATCCGTTATAAGCTAAAAACGAATTGAGCCCATAGGTTCCTACAAACTCGTTAAAGTTGAATTGCAGTATTTCATTGCTGCCTTCGCCATACCCTATTTGGAAGTAGTTATTAAGTTTATTGTATATTTTTTTTAAAAATGCCGTATCTGGTAAAACGCTTAAAAACTGATTCTTGAGTTGCTCTTCGTCATTTGAATTCGTAATTAGAACAGCTTCTGCAGGAGAACCATCGCGACCTGCTCTTCCCGCTTCTTGATAATAATTCTCTAAACAGTCCGGTATTTGGTAATGTACAACTAATGAAACATCTGGTTTGTCCACTCCCATGCCAAAAGCATTTGTAGCCACCATAATCTGAACTTTGTTCGTCAGCCATTGATCCAGTTTTTTCTCCTTCTCCTTTTTGGTAATTCCACCATGAAAAAAAGTAGCGCTACATCCTTTGGAATTTAAAAATTGAGAGAGTTCTACCGTACTTCTTCGTGTACCTACGTAAACAATTCCACTTTTCTGTATTTGCGAACATAACTGCCCTAGACGATACAACTTATCTTGTTCCCATAGAATTTTAAAGGAAATGTTCTTTCTCGCAAAAGAGTCTTTTACAATTGTAGGAGCTGTTAAATGTAACGTTTCCACAATGTCATTGGCAACTTTGTCCGTAGCCGTGGCGGTAAGTGCCACCACGGGTGTTTGGGGCAGCAATTTGCGTAGTTGGGCACATTCTAGATAGGCCGGTCTAAAATCATGGCCCCATTGAGAAATACAATGCGCTTCATCTATAGCCACAAGATTCACGTTCATTTGTTGAATCTTTTCCTGTACCAAATCTTGTTGTAGACGTTCTGGAGATAGGTATACAAATTTATATCCTCCGTATAAACAATTATCCAGTAAGTCCAAAAGCTCGGTAAAGGGGATACCTCCGGTAAGGGCAATAGCCTTAATTCCTTTTCTTTTAAGACTTTCTACCTGATCTTGTATAAGGGCGATGAGAGGAGAAACTACTATACAGAGCCCTTCTTGCGCCATGGCGGGAACTTGAAAACAAACGGATTTGCCCCCACCGGTGGGTAACAAGGCTAGCACATCTTGTTTGTTTAAAACAGCATCTATAATCTTTTTTTGGGAGCCTTTAAAACTCGTAAAGCCCCAATATTGCCGTAAAATGGATATCGGGTCTTTATGCATTATTTTAGGTTTAACTGTTTTAGAATAAAATCGGTACGTTCTTCAATTGTTCCCGTAGGTACTATTGTAATTGTATAACCTACTTGCTCATAGGTGGTTTTAAGGTGTTGGTAAATCCGTTCTGCTTCCTCAAAAGATTCAAAACGTTCATTATCTACTACATGGATTTCTTTCCATGGCGGCATCAATAGAATTTGCTCGTATCTATAAGTGTAACATGGCTTTTCAAACGCCTCGGAGTAGGTTTGCCCAAAACAGTTCATATACGCATGTACATCTGGAATTCCCCGGTCAAAAAACACAATTTCTTCAGTAGTGCTGTCCGCGTCCGTATATTGTTTAATTCTGCCGTCTAAAAGGTTTTGATTGAACTTTTTAGGGTCTTTTACGGAAACTATAGGGTTAACTGCAAAATCTGGAGCGTCATTCTCATTCTTTTCGGACGAAGTCATACTTCGGATGAGCTCGTGTACGCAGTGATACCCTTTTCTCTCAAGATTTTCAATAACCGATGTTTTGCCCGTACTAGGGCCACCTGTAATAACTACTTTTTTAAGATCCAATACATAATTGTTAGTCTAGCAAAAGTAATCAATCCCTAATGATTTTAAAATTGACGGTTAACCGTTATCTTTGTGGAAAATGAATATTATGGACAAAGAGAATCCTGAAGCGTTTTATAAGCGTCTACATGAGCAATTGGAAGAGAGCGCCAAATGGCCTTCTAATTACCTATATAAATTTATAGTAGAAAGTAAACCTGAAAAAGTAAGTCAAATTCATAAAATATTTGATAACACGGGTGCCGTAATAGATTTGAAGGAGTCTAAAAACGGAAAATATACGAGCGTTTCCATTACGGTGAACATGAAAAATCCCGATGCTGTAATAGAGAAATATAAAGAAGTTGGCCAAGTTGAAGGGGTAATCTCCCTTTAAATAGCATTTAAGCCATAATTTTCTTAATTTGCAGACGTTATAAGAACACTTCCTTATTTTTTTTAAGCAAAATTTTTCAATTTGAATTTAGTAGAAAACCTAGAATATAACACGGAAAGGTCAAAATTGATCATTCCCGAGTATGGGCGTCATTTTCAGAAAATGGTAGATCATGCCATTTCCATAGAGGACGATGAAGAGCGAAACAAAGTAGCCCAAGCTATTATTAGTGTTATGGGTAATATTCAGCCGCATTTAAGAGATGTGCCCGATTTTCAACATAAACTTTGGGATCAGTTATTTATCATGTCCGATTTTAAATTAGATGTGAAATCACCTTTTCCTATCACTAGTAAAGAGGTTTTGAGACAGCGTCCAGAGCCGTTAGAATACCCTCAGAATTTTCCAAAATACCGTTTTTATGGAAATAACATCAAACGAATGATAGATGTTGCCGTTAAATGGGAAAAGGGAGATATGCGTGATGGCCTGGAATATGCCATTGCCAACCACATGAAAAAATGTTACCTGAATTGGAACAAAGATACTGTGGATGACTCAGCTATTTTCAAACACCTACTTGAACTTAGTGACGGTCAAATAGATTTAAAAGGAGAAAGCCTTACCGATAGCGGTCAATTTTTGAAAAACCGGGTGGCAAAAACTCCAAGAAATAATAATTCAGGAAAGAAAAATAACCAACGTAACAATAACAATCGCGGTAAAAAGCGATACTAATACTCCTCAATCTTACATGGGTACCTTTAAAATTGAAGGCGGTCACCAACTTACTGGTGAAATAACGCCACAAGGGGCAAAAAACGAAGCCCTACAAATTCTTTGTGCCGTATTACTTACGAATGAAACGGTTACCATTAAAAACATTCCTAACATCGTAGATGTCAATAAGCTTATTGCTCTGCTTGAAGATTTGGGCGTAAAGATCCAAAAGAAAGCAAAAGGATCGTACAGCTTTAAGGCAGATGATATTAATTTAGATTATCTACAGTCGGACCAATTTAAAGAAGATGGCCGTGGTCTTAGAGGGTCTATTATGCTGGTAGGTCCGCTTTTGGCGCGTTTTGGAAAAGGATATATTCCTAAACCGGGCGGTGATAAAATAGGACGTAGACGTTTGGATACCCACTTTGAAGGGTTTATAAAGTTAGGGGCCAAGTTCAGGTACAACAAAGAAGAATACTTCTATGGTGTTGAGGCTAAAAAATTAAAGGGTACCTACATGTTACTGGATGAAGCTTCCGTAACGGGTACAGCTAATATTCTTATGGCAGCTGTTCTGGCAGAAGGTAAAACAACGATTTACAATGCTGCTTGCGAGCCCTATTTGCAACAGCTGTGTAAAATGTTGAACCGTATGGGTGCTAAGATTTCCGGAGTTGGTTCTAATTTATTGGAAATTGAAGGTGTTGAGTCCTTAGGGGGAACAGAACACACCATGCTTCCGGATATGATTGAAATTGGTAGTTGGATCGGTCTGGCCGCTATGACCAAAAGTGAACTTACCATTAAAAATGTAAGTTGGGACGATTTGGGTCAGATACCAACGGTATTTAGAAAGTTGGGAATTACGGTAGAAAGAAAAGGCGATGATATTTTCATTCCCAAGCATACAAATGGATATGAGATACAGAACTTTATAGATGGTTCTATTCTTACTATTGCAGATGCACCATGGCCCGGACTTACGCCAGATTTATTAAGTATAATTCTTGTTGTAGCAACACAGGCAAAAGGAGAGGTGCTTATTCATCAAAAGATGTTTGAGAGCCGTTTGTTCTTTGTAGATAAACTTATTGATATGGGTGCAAAGATTATTCTATGTGATCCGCACCGCGCTACCGTAATCGGTCATGATTTTAAATCTACTTTAAAAGCTACTACTATGGTGTCTCCGGATATTAGAGCGGGAGTTTCTTTGTTAATAGCGGCATTATCTGCAAAAGGTACTTCTACTATTCACAATATTGAGCAGATAGATCGTGGGTATGAAGATATTGATACCCGTTTGCGTGCTATTGGTGCTAAAATCACTAGAGTATAAGTTTTATAAACACTAGCTTGTTAACTCCATGTCAAAAAGAGATTTTACCCAGATACCACTTGTAAACAAGAAAGGTGAAAAAGGTAGGTTTGAGATTGATGTTGACGGACAAATAGCGTTTATGGAATATATGATTTCTAAGCAGAATATCATCTATTTGACCCATACGGAAGTTCCTAAGTCATTAGGAGGCCAAGGAGTGGGAAGTGCTTTGGTTTCCAAAGTGTTTGAGTTTATTAAGCAAGCTGATATGAAAATGGCGCCTTTGTGCCCGTTCGTGGCAGCTTATATTAAACGCCATCCAGAAGAAGGAAAAGCTATATTGGCTCCTGGGTATTCCATAAAGTAGATTGAATATAATATAATAAAAAAGAGGCCTCATCGGCCTCTTTTTATGTTTTAATGTTCTGCAGTATTGATTTCTATCCAGTACTTATCAGGGTCTTGAAAGTAAATTTGTCGTACGCCGTCAGTACGTAGGGTAACGGCTCCTTCTTTGCCAGGCCAATCCCAATACTTAATGTTGTTTTTTTTAAGATGCGCAATCATTCCGTCTAAATCTTGCGTAGATAGGCATAAGTGCATGGATTTATTTTTTTCAAATGGGGCGAATTCTTTTTCAATTAGATGTATTTGAGAGTTGCCACTTACAATGAACCACCTAAAACCGGGTTTTTTATCCGGGTGTGGGGTTTCTTCTAATTTTAGAATGTTGGCATAAAAATCGGCGCTAACATCTGAGTCTTCTACGACCAATGCAAAGTGGTCGATTTTAAAATCAAACTGTTGTGCTTGTACATATAAAGTTGAGCTGGTTGCGAATAGGAAAGCGAGAAATATTCTTTTCATTTGGTCTATACTAATAAAATTAATTTTTTAAATCGATGTTCAACAAACTGCACGTTGATTTTTCGACTGGTAAGATACAAAAGCATTTTAAAGGACTAGTGTACTATTTGTACTCTTCTATTTTTCGCATCAGTATAAAATAACAGGGACGCGGTACAATTAGAGTCTTTTTTATACTACAACTTGAGAAATTAGGTAATTGGTCGATATTATTGACTATAGCGGGGCAAAACGCAATAATACGGGGCGCTTTCAGTTTATAACGAACCTACTTGGCTTTTTGAAAAAATCAAAAAGTATAATGATTTTAATTTTTGTCCCATGAAAAATCTTAACCAATTACTATCTGCGGGTATTGTTTTACTTCTTTTATCCGGTTGTGTTTCCACTAATAAATTAACAATGGGTGCAACGGAGCCTGCCCGAATAAGTTTACCGTCAAATGCGGTACGAGTTGGTCTGATTAACAGAAGCATTCCATCGGAAGAAAATAAGGTGGTAGATAAAATAGATAAGATTCTGTCTTTGGAAGGGCTAAATCTTGATAGGGAAGGAGCGGAGTCTGCCGTAACGGGACTTTTTGATGAACTTACACGAAACGAACGTTTTGAAGAGATTGTAATAATAAACGACACCGATATTCAAAGAAAAGGACTTGGTATTTTCCCAGCAGCCTTGAACTGGCAAGCTGTTCAGGAAATCTGTGAAGCTAATGGTGTAGATGTACTTTTCTCTTTGGAATATTATGATACGGATACAAAAGTAGATTATGAAGCTACCATGGTAAGTGTACCAAACGACTTTGGAATAAAAGCAAATTTACCCGGACATAAGGTAACGCTTAATACGGCTATTAAAAACGGATGGAGAGTTTATGATCCACAAAGTAAGCTGATTTTAGATGAGTACACGAATAATAATTACGTAACGTCTATGGGTTCTGGAATTAATCCTATGAAAGCCGTTGAGGCTGTAATAGGAAGAAAAGAAGCGGTATTGCAACGAAGTAGTGATATCGGCAACTCATATGGTTATGATGTTCGTCCGTTGAGAAAAAGAATTTCTAGAGATTACTTTGTTAAAGGCACGGATAATTTTGTAATTGCAAAAAGAAGAGCGCAAACCGGTGATTGGGACGGAGCTGCTGAACTATGGGAAAAAGAGGTGAACAATCCAGATATGAAAGTTGCCGGTAGAGCATGCTATAACATGGCTATAATTAACGAAATTAATGGTAATCTTGAAAAAGCCATGGAATGGGCTTCAAAATCATATACCGATTATAATAATGGCGATGCATTACGATATGTAAACATATTAAAGTACCGCATGGCAGAAAAGCGTCAATTAGAGAGACAGCTTTCTCGTTAATAATTGTTATCGGTATTTAGTTGAGTGCTTCCTTGTATGTACTTAAACAACGTTCCCGGGCTTCCTTGTGATCCACCATTTTTTGAGCATAGGAATCTGTTTCGTGCTCGGGAACCCATTTAGAAATATATTTTCTGTCCTTATCAAATTTATCTACCTGCGTCATTGGGTTAAAAATGCGGAAATACGGAGCTGCATCAACACCACTTCCAGCAGCCCATTGCCAATTACCCACATTACTGCTCATTTCATAATCCAGTAGTTTTTCTGCAAAATAGGCTTCGCCCCAACGCCAATCTATAAGTAAATGTTTGCAAAGAAAGCTTGCGACCAGCATACGCACCCGGTTGTGCATATATCCTGTTTCATTAAGTTCCCGCATTCCGGCATCCACCAGCATAAAACCGGTTTCGCCATTTTTCCATTTGTTAAACTCCTCTTCATTGTTCCGCCAGTTGATACGGTCATACTTTTTCTTGAAAGCTTCACTTACGGTTCTTGGAAAATGCCATAGAATTTGCATGAAAAACTCTCGCCAAATAAGCTCGCTCCAGAACACTTCATTTTTTTCGGCAATTACCTTTTTCATCATTTTGCGAACGGAAACTGTTCCAAATCGCAAATGAGGGCCCAATCTAGAAGTTCCGTTTTCAATGGCAGGGTAATTTCGGGTATCTTCATAATTGTCAATTAAGGAGGGAGTGACAATAGGGTCAGGGACTTTTAAAGAGGAAGCTTTGAAACCTATATCCGCTAATGATAGATTTGGTAATCTGGAATTTTGAATCAGGTTATCCCTGTACTGACTAGTGTAATGAATGGTTAAATGTTTCTCAGGATTAAAATGTTCTTTCCATTTGTTCTTATAGGGCGTATAAACAATGTATGGATCTCCGTCCCCTTTTAGAATATCGTCTTTTTCAAAAATAACTTGGTCTTTAAACGTCTGAAAGAGAATATCATTTTCTTTTAAAAGGTTATGGATTTGTTCGTCCCGCTGCTTGGCGTATGGCTCATAATCATGATTCGTATACACCGCACCAATGTTATATTCGTTTATAAGTGTTTTAAATATTGAAGTTGTATTGCCATGATACATACCTACAGAGCTTGAGTTTTCGTCTTGCAAGGTATTCCTCATCTTTAGCAGTGTTTCAAAAATGAACGTAACCCGGGCATCATCTTTAGGTAGGTTCTCAAGAATCTCGGTATCAAAAATGAAAATGGGCATAACAGGATTATCTCCCTTCAGCGCTTCAAGAAATCCCATATTATCATCCAAACGTAAATCTCTCCTAAACCAAAAAACTGAAATCTTTTCTGACATAAACTAACTTAAATTTAAGGTTGATATACCACCGTCTACACCAATAATTTGCCCAGTAATCCAAGAACTTTTTTCACTGAGTAAAAATACAGCTGTATTGGCAATATCTTCAGCTAGACCAATGCGTTTTAAGGGGTGTCTTTGAGACATATTTTCTACCTTTTTGTCACTACTTAAAAGACGATTTGCCAGAGGTGTATTCACCAAAGAAGGAGCAATGACGTTTACACGTATTTTTGGTGCATATTCCGCTGCCAATGATTTTCCGAAACCTTCAACAGCACCTTTTGCCGCCGCAACACTGGTGTGGTAAGGCATTCCGGAACCTACGGCTACCGTACTAAAAAGTACCATCGAGCTTTCTTTGGCCATTAAAGGTATAATTTCTTTGATGACCTTTACCATACTGAAAAAATTTAACTGCATATCGGATTCAAAAGTGTCTAGAGACATCATTTTAAATGGTTTTAAATTGATAGAACCGGGACAATAGGCAAAACCGTGAAGCTCATTTGGTAAGTTCGTTATGTCAAGTACATCGGTATTTGCATCAAAGGGGATATACGTAATATTTGTTTCGTTCAGCTTTTCAGAAGTTCTAGATGCAACATAAACCGCATATTCTTCTGATAGTTGTTTTGCTATTTCAAGTCCTATTCCATATGATCCACCAATTAAAAGTATGTTCTTCTTCATATTGCAAATTTTAAATTGATTTAAAATGGAGTTCTTTCTTACCGTTTTCTAATGCTCCAAAGAGTTCTATTAGCTTTTGTTCCCTAAAAAAGAAAATTTGCTTTAGCTGCTTTTTTACTAGTAATGGATGCGCTAGTTGCCCTAGGATGCCAAACGGAATTTTATAATCAATTATATCCTCCATCTCAACACCGCCAGGTACTGGTTTTATAAAATGTTTGTGATGCCAAAGAGCATATGGCCCAAAACGTTGCTCGTCCACAAAATATTCGCCCTCTTTTACATGGGTTATTTCGGTAACCCATTTTGTGGTATATCCGGGAAAAGGAGAAACTGTATATTGTATAATCTGACCTGGGAACATGGGGCGGTCATCACCAGAGAGTATCTTAAAACCCATATGTTTAGGCGTAATAACTTTGAGGTTATTGGGGTCGGATAAAAACGTCCAAGCTTCAGCGGTACTTATAGGAAAAGATTGTTTGGAGTGTAGTTGGTATAATTTCATATTACAAAGGTAAAAACATTTTGTTTAACAAATTAATGCAATCGATAAACAAATTAACATATAGGCTACTCGATTTTGATGCTAAAAAGGTAATATCAACAAATTGAAGGATATGGAATAGGTCTATGGAGACAATTTTGTACATTTCAAGTTGAATTTAAATATGAAGAGAGGTGTATTTTTATTAGTATTTCTTTTTGTGAGCTTTTTTCTTTCATCTCAACATACTGTGGAAGAAATTGGGACTTTGCCTATGGAGTTATCCGAAAGCTCAGGGTTACTTTATTTTAATAATAGACTAATAACCCATAATGATTCAGGAAATCTGCCTCAGCTCTATGAAATAGACACGGTCTCCCTAGAAATTCAGCGAACCATAACCATAACTAATGCAGAGAATAGAGACTGGGAGGATATAGCGCAAGATGAAACTTACATCTATATTGGAGATATTGGAAATAATAATGGTACTAGAAAAGATTTACTGGTCTACCGCATTCTAAAATCTGAATATTTAGCATCTGATACCATAGAGGCAGAGAAGATTGAATTTGAGTATGAAAATCAGGATAACTTTGTTAACAATGGAAATAGCGATTGGGACGCTGAGGCATTGTTAGTTTTACAGGATAAGTTGATAATCTTGACCAAGCAATGGAATAACTACGGAACCGTAGCGTATAGTCTACCAACGGAACCGGGTAAATACATGGCCAAAGAGTTGGACGGTTACCAAGTAAATGGACTGGTAACAGGAGCTGATTTTAACCCTACGACCGAGCAATTATATATTGTTGGATACTCTTCTATTTTAGCTCCTTTTGTATATGTCATAGATGGAGCGACAACAAATACTATTTTTGGAGGGGTAGTTGAAAATCTTAAAATAGATATGGAAACTTCACAAGTGGAAAGTATTGTTCATGTAAACGCGAATACATACTATCTAACATCGGAACAATTCGAACGGCAAAGTTTTAATCTTTCATTTGAACCAAAACTTTATAGTCTTTTAGTCACCAATTCTTTTCTAGAGAATGAGGAAGAAGAAGAAGAAGAAGAAGAAGAAGAAGAAGAAGAAGAAGAAGAAGAAGAAGAAGAAGAAGAAGAAGAACCTGGCTTGGATGATGAAGGAGAAACGGAAACTGACCCAGATCAAGAGGAAAATGAAGAGGCAGTCGATATTTCTGACGGTATTGATTCAGTAGATGATAACGTAGACGGTAATTCAGGATTAATCGTTGTAAAAAGTGCAACTGAAACTAATTTGATGTACCTAGTTGATGAGGATGATTTAGTTTTAATCAGAGCAGTTTATGATGCGTCCGGTAGGAGATTGTTACTTCATCATAGAAACGAAATAGAGAACTCATCAATAAATATTTCGAGTTTAAAATCGGGGATTTATTACCTCACGCTTTCCTTGGATAG from Zobellia alginiliquefaciens includes:
- a CDS encoding cryptochrome/photolyase family protein; translation: MSEKISVFWFRRDLRLDDNMGFLEALKGDNPVMPIFIFDTEILENLPKDDARVTFIFETLLKMRNTLQDENSSSVGMYHGNTTSIFKTLINEYNIGAVYTNHDYEPYAKQRDEQIHNLLKENDILFQTFKDQVIFEKDDILKGDGDPYIVYTPYKNKWKEHFNPEKHLTIHYTSQYRDNLIQNSRLPNLSLADIGFKASSLKVPDPIVTPSLIDNYEDTRNYPAIENGTSRLGPHLRFGTVSVRKMMKKVIAEKNEVFWSELIWREFFMQILWHFPRTVSEAFKKKYDRINWRNNEEEFNKWKNGETGFMLVDAGMRELNETGYMHNRVRMLVASFLCKHLLIDWRWGEAYFAEKLLDYEMSSNVGNWQWAAGSGVDAAPYFRIFNPMTQVDKFDKDRKYISKWVPEHETDSYAQKMVDHKEARERCLSTYKEALN
- a CDS encoding SDR family NAD(P)-dependent oxidoreductase, with protein sequence MKKNILLIGGSYGIGLEIAKQLSEEYAVYVASRTSEKLNETNITYIPFDANTDVLDITNLPNELHGFAYCPGSINLKPFKMMSLDTFESDMQLNFFSMVKVIKEIIPLMAKESSMVLFSTVAVGSGMPYHTSVAAAKGAVEGFGKSLAAEYAPKIRVNVIAPSLVNTPLANRLLSSDKKVENMSQRHPLKRIGLAEDIANTAVFLLSEKSSWITGQIIGVDGGISTLNLS
- a CDS encoding SRPBCC family protein, with the protein product MKLYQLHSKQSFPISTAEAWTFLSDPNNLKVITPKHMGFKILSGDDRPMFPGQIIQYTVSPFPGYTTKWVTEITHVKEGEYFVDEQRFGPYALWHHKHFIKPVPGGVEMEDIIDYKIPFGILGQLAHPLLVKKQLKQIFFFREQKLIELFGALENGKKELHFKSI
- a CDS encoding T9SS type A sorting domain-containing protein, encoding MKRGVFLLVFLFVSFFLSSQHTVEEIGTLPMELSESSGLLYFNNRLITHNDSGNLPQLYEIDTVSLEIQRTITITNAENRDWEDIAQDETYIYIGDIGNNNGTRKDLLVYRILKSEYLASDTIEAEKIEFEYENQDNFVNNGNSDWDAEALLVLQDKLIILTKQWNNYGTVAYSLPTEPGKYMAKELDGYQVNGLVTGADFNPTTEQLYIVGYSSILAPFVYVIDGATTNTIFGGVVENLKIDMETSQVESIVHVNANTYYLTSEQFERQSFNLSFEPKLYSLLVTNSFLENEEEEEEEEEEEEEEEEEEEEEEEEEPGLDDEGETETDPDQEENEEAVDISDGIDSVDDNVDGNSGLIVVKSATETNLMYLVDEDDLVLIRAVYDASGRRLLLHHRNEIENSSINISSLKSGIYYLTLSLDSKVVSKPFVVQ